A single Candidatus Eisenbacteria bacterium DNA region contains:
- a CDS encoding class I SAM-dependent methyltransferase, producing MEWLLAQGADVVGIDVSPNMLEVAQQRIGDTAVLQLADLEQPMPFLADSSFHVILSSGTLGYVRDWLALFREFSRVLRPGGCVVFSVGHPCSEYTLNETDDYFSTELREYTWRGLGDPIVVPCYRRPFSNILDPIVRAGFFIERMVEPVPTKQFAEVKPEEYAQLMRRPRVLCMRVRKSANGAL from the coding sequence ATGGAGTGGCTTCTCGCTCAGGGAGCAGACGTTGTCGGGATCGATGTGAGTCCGAACATGCTCGAAGTGGCACAGCAGCGTATCGGCGACACGGCCGTCCTGCAGTTGGCCGATCTCGAGCAGCCAATGCCCTTTCTGGCGGATTCGTCGTTTCACGTAATCCTCAGCTCAGGCACACTGGGGTACGTCCGCGACTGGTTGGCTCTGTTTCGGGAGTTCTCTCGAGTACTGAGGCCGGGGGGATGCGTGGTCTTCTCTGTCGGTCACCCATGCTCGGAGTATACACTCAATGAGACGGATGACTACTTCTCGACAGAGTTGCGTGAATATACTTGGCGTGGACTTGGCGATCCGATTGTTGTGCCATGCTACCGGCGGCCATTCTCGAACATCCTAGACCCGATAGTCCGTGCGGGTTTCTTCATCGAGCGGATGGTTGAGCCAGTGCCGACCAAGCAGTTCGCGGAGGTCAAGCCGGAGGAGTACGCACAGCTGATGAGGCGGCCTCGGGTGCTGTGCATGCGGGTACGGAAGTCAGCGAATGGCGCCCTATGA